From Vigna unguiculata cultivar IT97K-499-35 chromosome 5, ASM411807v1, whole genome shotgun sequence, the proteins below share one genomic window:
- the LOC114186060 gene encoding cytochrome P450 72A68-like isoform X2: MNPQLRLVAPGLVSHEGEKWSKHRKIINPAFNLEKLKNMLPLFIKSCDDLISKWEERLSLDGSSEMDVWPFLQALASDAISRTAFGSSYEEGRRIFQLLKEQGELTMQLMLKVYIPGWRFVPTATHRRMKAIDKEIKASLMDIINNREKALKAGEATKNDLLDILLESNHKEIQEQGNNKNVGMNIEDVIGECKLFYFAGQETTSSLLVWTMILLSMYPNWQTRAREEVLQVFGNQKPDFDGLNHLKTVTMILNEVFRLYPPVVALARKACRDLKLGNLSLAAGVQVSLPMILVHHDCELWGDDANEFKPERFAEGVLKATKGRASLIPFGWGPRICIGQNFSLFEAKIALSMILQRFSFELSPTYTHAPTTVLTLQPQYGAQLILRKVEI; this comes from the exons ATGAATCCACAACTCAGGTTAGTAGCTCCTGGTCTTGTAAGCCACGAGGGAGAAAAGTGGAGCAAGCACAGAAAGATAATCAATCCTGCTTTCAATTTAGAGAAGTTGAAG AATATGTTACCACTATTCATCAAATCTTGTGATGATCTGATTAGCAAATGGGAGGAAAGGTTATCTTTGGATGGATCAAGTGAAATGGACGTATGGCCTTTCCTTCAGGCTTTGGCTAGTGACGCAATTTCTCGAACAGCATTTGGAAGTAGTTATGAAGAAGGACGAAGAATATTTCAACTTCTAAAAGAGCAAGGTGAACTTACCATGCAACTTATGTTGAAAGTTTACATCCCTGGATGGAG GTTTGTACCCACTGCTACCCATAGAAGGATGAAGGCAATTGACAAGGAAATAAAAGCTTCACTTATGGATATTATTAACAACAGAGAGAAAGCACTAAAGGCGGGTGAAGCCACTAAAAATGACTTGTTAGATATACTGCTGGAGTCAAATCACAAGGAAATTCAAGAACAGGGAAACAATAAGAATGTTggaatgaatattgaagatgtTATTGGGGAAtgcaaattattttactttgcaGGGCAGGAGACCACTTCATCTTTGCTTGTTTGGACAATGATATTATTGAGTATGTACCCTAATTGGCAAACACGTGCAAGGGAGGAAGTCTTACAAGTTTTTGGCAAtcaaaaaccagattttgaTGGACTGAATCACCTTAAGACT GTTACCATGATTTTGAATGAGGTTTTCAGGCTATACCCACCGGTAGTTGCTCTTGCTCGAAAAGCTTGTAGAGATTTGAAACTTGGAAACCTTTCATTAGCTGCTGGAGTTCAAGTTTCCTTGCCAATGATTTTGGTCCACCATGATTGTGAGCTCTGGGGTGATGATGCTAACGAGTTCAAACCTGAGAGATTTGCTGAAGGAGTTCTAAAGGCCACAAAGGGCAGAGCTTCACTAATTCCCTTTGGATGGGGTCCTAGGATATGCATCGGACAAAACTTCTCCTTGTTTGAAGCAAAGATTGCTTTGTCAATGATTTTACAACGTTTCTCATTTGAACTCTCTCCGACCTATACCCATGCTCCAACTACTGTGCTTACTCTTCAACCACAATATGGTGCTCAACTCATTCTACGTAAAGtggaaatataa
- the LOC114186060 gene encoding cytochrome P450 72A68-like isoform X1 yields the protein MEAVWTRILMLILILVLILAWRVLNWLWFTPKRLERLLREQGLQGNPYTLLVGDTNEFMKMRKEAYSKPMNLFSHDIVPRVFSFFHHSINTHGKNCFIWFGPAPRVTLTDPELIKDVFNKPHDFGKIKMNPQLRLVAPGLVSHEGEKWSKHRKIINPAFNLEKLKNMLPLFIKSCDDLISKWEERLSLDGSSEMDVWPFLQALASDAISRTAFGSSYEEGRRIFQLLKEQGELTMQLMLKVYIPGWRFVPTATHRRMKAIDKEIKASLMDIINNREKALKAGEATKNDLLDILLESNHKEIQEQGNNKNVGMNIEDVIGECKLFYFAGQETTSSLLVWTMILLSMYPNWQTRAREEVLQVFGNQKPDFDGLNHLKTVTMILNEVFRLYPPVVALARKACRDLKLGNLSLAAGVQVSLPMILVHHDCELWGDDANEFKPERFAEGVLKATKGRASLIPFGWGPRICIGQNFSLFEAKIALSMILQRFSFELSPTYTHAPTTVLTLQPQYGAQLILRKVEI from the exons ATGGAAGCAGTGTGGACAAGGATTCTGATGCTGATTCTGATACTTGTTCTGATATTGGCATGGAGGGTACTGAATTGGTTATGGTTCACACCGAAGAGGCTTGAAAGGCTTCTCAGAGAACAAGGCCTTCAAGGCAATCCATATACTCTTCTCGTTGGAGACACCAATGAATTTATGAAGATGAGAAAGGAAGCCTACTCCAAACCCATGAATCTCTTCTCACACGACATAGTGCCACGAGTGTTTTCCTTTTTCCATCACAGTATCAACACacatg gcaaaaattgttttatttggttcGGACCAGCACCAAGGGTGACCCTCACTGATCCTGAGCTAATCAAAGATGTATTTAACAAGCCGCATGACTTCGGAAAGATTAAAATGAATCCACAACTCAGGTTAGTAGCTCCTGGTCTTGTAAGCCACGAGGGAGAAAAGTGGAGCAAGCACAGAAAGATAATCAATCCTGCTTTCAATTTAGAGAAGTTGAAG AATATGTTACCACTATTCATCAAATCTTGTGATGATCTGATTAGCAAATGGGAGGAAAGGTTATCTTTGGATGGATCAAGTGAAATGGACGTATGGCCTTTCCTTCAGGCTTTGGCTAGTGACGCAATTTCTCGAACAGCATTTGGAAGTAGTTATGAAGAAGGACGAAGAATATTTCAACTTCTAAAAGAGCAAGGTGAACTTACCATGCAACTTATGTTGAAAGTTTACATCCCTGGATGGAG GTTTGTACCCACTGCTACCCATAGAAGGATGAAGGCAATTGACAAGGAAATAAAAGCTTCACTTATGGATATTATTAACAACAGAGAGAAAGCACTAAAGGCGGGTGAAGCCACTAAAAATGACTTGTTAGATATACTGCTGGAGTCAAATCACAAGGAAATTCAAGAACAGGGAAACAATAAGAATGTTggaatgaatattgaagatgtTATTGGGGAAtgcaaattattttactttgcaGGGCAGGAGACCACTTCATCTTTGCTTGTTTGGACAATGATATTATTGAGTATGTACCCTAATTGGCAAACACGTGCAAGGGAGGAAGTCTTACAAGTTTTTGGCAAtcaaaaaccagattttgaTGGACTGAATCACCTTAAGACT GTTACCATGATTTTGAATGAGGTTTTCAGGCTATACCCACCGGTAGTTGCTCTTGCTCGAAAAGCTTGTAGAGATTTGAAACTTGGAAACCTTTCATTAGCTGCTGGAGTTCAAGTTTCCTTGCCAATGATTTTGGTCCACCATGATTGTGAGCTCTGGGGTGATGATGCTAACGAGTTCAAACCTGAGAGATTTGCTGAAGGAGTTCTAAAGGCCACAAAGGGCAGAGCTTCACTAATTCCCTTTGGATGGGGTCCTAGGATATGCATCGGACAAAACTTCTCCTTGTTTGAAGCAAAGATTGCTTTGTCAATGATTTTACAACGTTTCTCATTTGAACTCTCTCCGACCTATACCCATGCTCCAACTACTGTGCTTACTCTTCAACCACAATATGGTGCTCAACTCATTCTACGTAAAGtggaaatataa